The following are from one region of the Amycolatopsis lurida genome:
- a CDS encoding maleylpyruvate isomerase family mycothiol-dependent enzyme, which translates to MDSVARLARDERADFAAFLRTLSPEHWDAPTLCSEWTVRQVVAHVVDYDAQRFLDLAGQAVRGGLRLNRMNALGVARNPGRTPEELIARFEDHLEPRGLTSAFGGRVALLDGILHHQDIRRPLGFPREVPPERLRHALAFARYAPPIKARKRARGLRLVATDVGWSAGSGPEVRGAGEALLLSIAGRAAAFDELSGPGAAVLASRVDGRPATG; encoded by the coding sequence GTGGACTCTGTAGCGCGACTCGCCCGGGACGAACGTGCCGACTTCGCCGCGTTCCTGCGAACGCTGTCCCCCGAGCACTGGGACGCGCCGACGTTGTGTTCGGAGTGGACGGTCCGGCAGGTGGTCGCCCACGTCGTCGACTACGACGCCCAGCGGTTCCTTGATCTGGCAGGCCAGGCCGTCCGCGGCGGGCTGCGGCTGAACCGGATGAACGCGCTCGGTGTCGCACGGAATCCCGGCCGGACACCGGAAGAGCTGATCGCGCGGTTCGAGGACCACCTCGAACCGCGCGGCCTGACCTCGGCGTTCGGTGGACGGGTGGCGCTGCTCGACGGGATCCTCCATCACCAGGACATCCGGCGTCCACTGGGGTTTCCCCGCGAGGTGCCGCCGGAACGGTTGCGTCACGCCCTGGCTTTCGCGCGCTACGCCCCGCCGATCAAGGCGCGCAAGCGGGCGCGCGGGCTCCGGCTCGTCGCCACGGACGTCGGCTGGTCGGCCGGATCCGGGCCGGAAGTCCGCGGCGCCGGGGAGGCACTCCTGCTGTCGATCGCCGGTCGGGCAGCGGCATTTGACGAGCTGTCCGGGCCCGGCGCGGCGGTCCTCGCGTCCAGGGTGGACGGTCGTCCCGCCACCGGATGA
- a CDS encoding TetR/AcrR family transcriptional regulator — protein sequence MAKRGDRGGSKTRAHIAAVATELFVERGFEDVTVAEIGAAAGVSKVTVFSHFERKEDLALDRLPDAVGIARAVVRERPNGVGVVEAFRRAGIALAEEQHPLSGLSQAGEPLARTVAGSRALISRLREFEHEIEAELTDELESDPRFSGDSELVAALIVAAYRVVAVATTRRRLAGDDLTAVVAAHRDRLDRAFTALSEVFPS from the coding sequence ATGGCGAAGCGAGGAGACCGGGGCGGCTCGAAGACACGGGCGCATATCGCCGCTGTCGCGACGGAGCTTTTCGTGGAGCGCGGTTTCGAAGACGTCACGGTCGCCGAGATCGGCGCCGCCGCAGGCGTCTCGAAGGTGACCGTGTTCTCGCACTTCGAGCGCAAGGAGGACCTCGCGCTCGACCGGCTGCCCGACGCCGTCGGCATCGCCCGGGCCGTGGTCCGCGAGCGGCCGAATGGCGTGGGGGTCGTCGAAGCGTTTCGCCGGGCGGGCATCGCGCTCGCGGAGGAACAGCACCCGCTGTCGGGGCTCAGTCAGGCTGGTGAGCCGCTCGCGCGCACCGTCGCCGGGTCTCGCGCGCTCATTTCACGGCTGCGCGAGTTCGAGCACGAGATCGAGGCGGAACTGACCGATGAGCTCGAGAGCGATCCCCGGTTCTCGGGTGACAGTGAACTGGTCGCCGCGCTGATCGTCGCAGCCTACCGCGTCGTCGCCGTGGCGACGACGCGGCGACGGCTTGCCGGCGACGACCTCACCGCCGTCGTCGCCGCGCACCGCGACCGGCTGGACCGCGCTTTCACCGCGCTGTCCGAGGTTTTCCCGAGCTGA
- a CDS encoding FAD-dependent oxidoreductase: protein MDVIVVGAGPTGLFLASELALRGVPVTVLERLEEPDPTIKSGSINVASAEILDRRGLLPAAEEVQRRRLAEAGTFTGGRSNRTVRELTDAAGRASRRFPVLGHFAGIMFRHDLVDQDDPVLAAHTAVANGILVPQHDLELLLGEHCAKLGVEIRRGVEVRGLRSTGSGLDDDADVVVETDAGDFAAGWVVAADGGRSVIRKRLGVDFAGTGPEMVGYQAIADFEDASELRRGWNWTPRGIYTYGPVPGRVLVARFAPRPEDKDAPVTLEELQSAVRDVTGIPVTITRLRGRATRWSDNARQASTYRRGRVFLAGDAAHVHSPFSAQGLNLGLGDAVNLGWKLAATIQGHAPAGLLDTYHSERHPIGAWVLDWTRAQVALMRGDERTAQLRKVVGDELFAVPGATDRMVALSSGILQRYDVADDTTAPVGSIAGDVDLKSGTRLADHAHDGLFVLVDRSADGRYADAVGGREERIVHVSDPDASQPSLFVRPDGIIAWADASADQARKLLDIAIQRWVG from the coding sequence ATGGACGTGATCGTGGTCGGCGCGGGGCCCACCGGCCTGTTCCTCGCGAGCGAGCTGGCCTTGCGAGGAGTGCCGGTGACCGTGCTGGAGCGGCTCGAGGAACCGGATCCGACGATCAAGTCCGGTTCGATCAACGTCGCCAGCGCCGAGATCCTGGATCGGCGCGGGCTGTTGCCCGCCGCGGAGGAAGTACAACGCCGTCGCCTGGCCGAAGCCGGCACCTTCACCGGCGGACGTTCGAACCGGACCGTGCGCGAACTGACCGACGCCGCGGGCAGGGCGTCCCGGCGATTCCCGGTCCTGGGGCATTTCGCCGGGATCATGTTCCGGCACGACCTCGTCGACCAGGACGATCCGGTGCTGGCGGCGCATACCGCTGTGGCCAACGGCATCCTGGTTCCCCAGCACGATCTCGAACTCCTGCTCGGCGAGCACTGCGCCAAGCTGGGCGTCGAGATCCGCCGCGGTGTCGAGGTACGGGGTCTGCGGAGCACCGGGTCCGGTCTCGACGACGATGCCGATGTGGTCGTCGAGACCGACGCGGGTGATTTCGCCGCCGGGTGGGTCGTGGCCGCCGACGGCGGGCGAAGCGTCATCCGCAAGCGGCTCGGGGTCGATTTCGCGGGCACCGGCCCGGAAATGGTGGGGTATCAGGCCATCGCGGATTTCGAAGACGCGAGCGAACTGCGCCGCGGCTGGAACTGGACGCCTCGCGGCATCTACACCTACGGACCGGTGCCGGGACGCGTTCTCGTCGCCAGGTTCGCGCCCCGGCCCGAAGACAAGGACGCGCCGGTCACCCTCGAAGAACTGCAGAGCGCGGTGCGCGACGTCACCGGCATCCCGGTCACGATCACCCGACTGCGGGGACGGGCGACCCGATGGTCCGACAACGCGCGCCAGGCGAGCACCTACCGTCGCGGCAGGGTGTTCCTCGCCGGCGACGCCGCGCACGTGCACTCACCGTTCAGCGCACAAGGCCTCAACCTCGGCCTCGGCGACGCGGTCAACCTGGGCTGGAAACTCGCCGCGACCATCCAGGGCCACGCGCCGGCGGGACTGCTCGACACCTATCACTCCGAACGGCATCCGATCGGCGCGTGGGTCCTGGACTGGACACGGGCTCAGGTCGCGCTGATGCGCGGTGACGAACGGACCGCTCAGCTGCGGAAGGTCGTCGGCGACGAACTGTTCGCCGTTCCCGGCGCGACCGACCGGATGGTCGCGCTCTCCTCGGGGATCCTTCAGCGGTACGACGTCGCCGACGACACCACCGCCCCGGTCGGCTCGATCGCCGGGGATGTCGATCTGAAGTCCGGGACCCGGCTCGCCGACCACGCTCACGACGGGCTCTTCGTGCTCGTGGACCGCTCAGCCGATGGCCGGTACGCCGACGCTGTAGGAGGCCGGGAGGAACGGATCGTCCACGTGTCGGATCCCGATGCTTCGCAGCCGAGCCTCTTCGTGCGCCCGGACGGGATCATCGCCTGGGCCGATGCCTCCGCCGACCAGGCACGCAAGCTGCTCGACATCGCGATCCAGCGCTGGGTCGGCTGA